One genomic window of Trichlorobacter lovleyi includes the following:
- a CDS encoding bifunctional glycoside hydrolase 114/ polysaccharide deacetylase family protein gives MQRLSAILLLVLLVYAIPAVTDAVAAADQFSVAFFYADNPPLDELQAFDLVVVDPDAAGSTPAAYSTKLSTLFAYISVGEADPHRRYYTSIKPSWLIGENRAWKSKLVDLANPAWRRFFLDQVVEPLWAAGYRGFFLDTLDSYQLVQDKKRHPALEAGLVEIIRSIKKRHPEARLIMNRGFEVLGRVRDVAFAVAAESLFRNFDPATGSYGEVNEHDRQWLLGKFAEVRQAGLPVIVIDYVAPAERDLARRTAEKIRKAGFIPWVTDKDLASLGVGTVEVLPRKILGLYDGSEGADPIYTNLQRFVVMPLNYLGYQVELVDMRQPLPEGQLAGRYAGVVVWPNSDSSGSKSNLLQWILRQKDLKLPLVFLDRFGVPPQQFAQAMGGTLRVGSATGKGLKVMQQDALMGVEAPVMPSVGQPLALHFPGSEVLLAVGDGRQVASEAVAITPWGGYALEPYVLNELINERERWVINPFDFFRKALRLANSPVPDTTTENGVRLLLSHIDADGFESRVERPGGPLAVTELRERILKKYRIPTTYSVITSTLGDHGLNPQQAPALQAEAREIFALPWIEAGSHTFSHPFYWQNTDVAKQGYTAQYLPIPGYSFQLESEIAGSAAFINQALLPPGKKTRLLQWSGDCAPGGDALAATYRAGLGNINGGDTMITESNRSITAVAPLGVAKNGWFQVFAPNQNENVYTNLWTGPFYGYRRVIETFKLTDSPRRLKPINIYYHTYSVTKEASRRALEDVYDWALAQKPHAIFASEYVNKVLDFNRTVVARSGNGWLIRNNGDLRQLRLPVSAGYPDLAASRGVLGFSDHHDQRYIHLAPGKEAFLVLTDKRPGRSWLAAAAATIDRFEWTSSGMRLAVTAHAEGYLRFGAADGCRLVSNGRPAAVQRDAEQLILPLKTGTYGLELVCK, from the coding sequence ATGCAACGTCTGTCCGCAATACTCCTGCTGGTGCTGCTGGTGTATGCCATACCGGCTGTGACAGATGCGGTTGCTGCCGCTGATCAGTTCAGCGTGGCCTTTTTCTATGCCGATAACCCGCCATTGGATGAACTGCAGGCCTTTGATCTGGTGGTGGTTGACCCTGATGCTGCCGGCAGTACCCCGGCTGCGTACAGCACAAAACTCAGCACGCTGTTTGCCTACATAAGCGTGGGAGAAGCCGATCCCCATCGCCGTTACTACACTAGTATCAAACCGTCCTGGTTGATTGGTGAAAACCGGGCCTGGAAAAGCAAGCTGGTTGACCTGGCCAACCCTGCCTGGCGGAGATTTTTTCTGGATCAGGTTGTGGAGCCGCTCTGGGCAGCCGGCTACCGTGGTTTCTTTCTGGATACCCTTGACTCGTATCAACTGGTGCAGGACAAAAAGCGCCATCCTGCCCTTGAGGCCGGGTTGGTTGAGATTATCCGCAGTATCAAAAAACGGCATCCCGAGGCCCGCCTGATTATGAACCGCGGTTTTGAGGTGCTGGGGCGTGTCAGGGATGTCGCCTTTGCGGTCGCTGCAGAGTCACTTTTCCGGAACTTTGATCCAGCCACCGGCAGCTATGGTGAAGTGAACGAACATGACCGCCAGTGGCTGCTGGGAAAATTTGCCGAGGTGCGCCAGGCAGGACTTCCGGTGATCGTGATCGACTACGTTGCTCCGGCAGAGCGTGATCTGGCCCGTAGGACTGCAGAGAAGATCAGGAAGGCCGGCTTTATACCCTGGGTGACCGACAAGGATCTGGCGTCGTTGGGGGTAGGAACCGTAGAGGTGCTGCCGCGCAAGATCCTGGGCTTGTATGACGGCAGTGAGGGGGCTGATCCGATCTACACCAACCTGCAGCGTTTTGTGGTTATGCCGCTGAACTACCTGGGCTATCAGGTTGAGCTGGTTGATATGCGTCAGCCGTTACCGGAGGGGCAGCTTGCGGGACGCTATGCCGGGGTGGTGGTCTGGCCCAACTCGGACAGTTCCGGCAGCAAGAGCAACCTGCTGCAATGGATTCTGCGTCAGAAGGATCTCAAGCTGCCGCTGGTCTTTCTGGATCGTTTCGGTGTGCCGCCCCAGCAGTTTGCCCAGGCTATGGGAGGAACGCTGCGTGTCGGCAGTGCCACCGGCAAAGGGCTTAAGGTCATGCAGCAGGATGCCCTGATGGGGGTTGAGGCGCCCGTCATGCCGTCCGTGGGACAGCCGCTGGCGCTTCACTTTCCCGGGAGCGAGGTGCTGTTGGCTGTGGGTGATGGCCGACAGGTGGCCAGTGAGGCGGTTGCAATAACTCCTTGGGGAGGATACGCCCTGGAACCCTACGTGCTGAACGAGCTGATCAATGAGCGCGAACGCTGGGTGATCAATCCCTTTGACTTTTTCAGAAAGGCCCTGCGCCTTGCAAACAGCCCCGTACCGGACACCACCACCGAAAACGGGGTGCGTCTGCTGTTGTCCCATATCGATGCAGACGGCTTTGAAAGCAGGGTTGAGCGTCCCGGTGGACCGCTGGCAGTAACCGAACTGCGGGAGCGTATCCTGAAAAAATACCGGATACCGACCACCTATTCCGTGATCACCAGCACCTTGGGCGATCATGGCCTGAACCCCCAACAAGCTCCGGCATTGCAGGCTGAGGCCCGCGAGATCTTCGCGTTGCCCTGGATTGAGGCGGGGAGCCACACCTTTTCCCACCCCTTTTACTGGCAGAATACTGACGTAGCCAAACAGGGCTACACCGCCCAGTATTTGCCCATTCCCGGTTACAGCTTTCAGCTTGAATCAGAGATTGCCGGTTCGGCGGCCTTTATCAATCAGGCCCTGCTGCCTCCCGGCAAGAAAACCCGCCTGCTTCAGTGGTCTGGAGACTGTGCGCCCGGAGGCGATGCCCTGGCTGCCACCTATCGTGCCGGGCTGGGCAATATTAATGGCGGCGATACAATGATAACAGAATCAAACAGGTCGATTACGGCTGTTGCACCGCTGGGCGTGGCAAAAAATGGCTGGTTCCAGGTCTTTGCCCCCAATCAGAACGAAAATGTCTATACCAATCTCTGGACCGGTCCCTTTTACGGTTACCGTCGCGTGATTGAAACCTTCAAGCTGACTGACAGTCCACGCAGACTAAAGCCGATTAACATCTATTATCACACCTATTCGGTGACCAAGGAGGCCTCCCGGCGGGCGCTGGAGGATGTCTATGACTGGGCCTTGGCCCAGAAACCCCATGCAATCTTTGCCTCTGAGTATGTCAATAAGGTGCTTGATTTCAACCGCACCGTGGTTGCCCGTTCCGGCAACGGCTGGTTGATCCGGAACAATGGTGACCTGCGTCAGCTGCGGTTGCCGGTCAGCGCCGGTTACCCTGATCTAGCTGCCAGCCGCGGGGTGCTCGGCTTCTCTGATCACCATGACCAGCGTTACATCCATCTGGCGCCCGGCAAAGAGGCGTTTCTGGTGCTGACGGATAAGCGCCCCGGACGGAGCTGGCTGGCAGCAGCGGCTGCCACTATCGACCGCTTTGAGTGGACCTCCAGCGGCATGCGTCTGGCGGTGACCGCCCATGCCGAAGGGTATCTCAGGTTTGGGGCTGCCGATGGTTGCCGCTTGGTGTCCAATGGCCGCCCGGCGGCAGTACAACGGGATGCGGAACAACTCATCCTCCCGCTGAAAACAGGGACCTATGGCCTGGAACTGGTCTGTAAATAG
- a CDS encoding TraR/DksA C4-type zinc finger protein: MATTKPVKKAAQEPSATSKKPAASAPAKSPSKEAAKPAPPKSEIKPADKAAEPKKKAAGASAEPSLPATAKPAETPVASGGKWKEIQQILLTMKEQTLLEIKRSIKKGSEVSVGEEPTGDIYDQASSERDRELGLLLNDREREKLHSIDEALLRIAEGEYGICEECDEDIPMGRLKVLPFTRHCVKCKSDLEKFQAQTRRIEEDRAYREIPVGDDDEG; this comes from the coding sequence ATGGCAACCACCAAGCCCGTAAAGAAAGCAGCCCAGGAGCCTTCTGCAACCTCCAAGAAGCCCGCAGCTTCGGCACCTGCCAAGTCACCTTCCAAAGAAGCCGCCAAGCCCGCACCGCCAAAATCCGAGATCAAGCCTGCTGACAAAGCGGCCGAGCCAAAGAAAAAAGCAGCGGGCGCTTCAGCCGAACCGTCGCTGCCGGCCACTGCCAAACCGGCAGAGACACCTGTTGCTTCAGGTGGCAAGTGGAAGGAGATCCAGCAGATCCTGCTGACCATGAAAGAACAGACGCTGCTTGAGATAAAACGCTCGATCAAAAAAGGTTCAGAGGTGTCAGTCGGCGAGGAACCTACCGGTGACATCTACGACCAGGCCTCATCGGAGCGGGACCGCGAGCTTGGTCTGCTTCTGAACGACCGGGAGCGGGAAAAGCTGCACAGCATTGACGAAGCACTGCTGCGGATTGCCGAGGGCGAGTACGGCATCTGTGAAGAGTGCGACGAAGATATCCCGATGGGGCGCCTGAAGGTGCTCCCTTTTACCCGGCACTGCGTCAAGTGCAAGTCGGATCTGGAAAAGTTCCAGGCCCAGACCCGCCGGATAGAAGAGGACCGGGCCTATCGCGAGATACCGGTCGGTGACGACGACGAGGGCTAG
- a CDS encoding DUF362 domain-containing protein, with product MDLISLQGCDGYDENLLRERLVALLQPLGGMERFVRPGQRVLLKPNLLAGKPPEAAVTTHPALVKLVTELVREAGAEVVVGDSPGLGSFERVAEKSGIRKAVESAGGQLVPFGETRSVGSLGTFRQLELATAYLDADVVINLPKLKTHEMMTLTCAVKNLYGTVVGAAKAGLHLTAGHSKELFAGLLLEIAFARPVALTIVDGIVAMEGNGPNSGTPRQLGLLLAGENPVAVDTVAAYLAGIPADLLPVEREARRRGLPGTELDRIELTADLTAMVAAPPFVLPEGLDVQFGLPGFLKKLLRNQLAPLPGAEKASCTLCGVCRDACPPAAITITKNALKIDSGRCIRCWCCRELCPQHAMGIRKGMLLQLLERLR from the coding sequence GTGGATTTGATAAGCCTGCAAGGTTGTGACGGATATGATGAGAATCTCCTGAGAGAACGGCTTGTTGCGTTGTTGCAGCCGTTGGGGGGGATGGAACGGTTTGTCAGGCCGGGCCAGCGGGTGCTGCTAAAACCCAATCTGCTGGCCGGCAAACCGCCGGAAGCGGCTGTTACCACACACCCTGCCCTGGTCAAGCTGGTGACGGAGTTGGTCAGGGAGGCCGGAGCAGAGGTGGTGGTAGGCGATAGCCCCGGCCTCGGCTCGTTTGAACGTGTTGCCGAAAAAAGCGGTATCAGAAAGGCGGTCGAGTCAGCCGGTGGACAGCTGGTCCCGTTTGGTGAGACCCGCAGTGTGGGTTCCTTGGGAACCTTCCGGCAGCTGGAGCTGGCGACCGCCTATCTGGACGCTGATGTGGTCATCAACCTGCCCAAGTTGAAGACCCATGAGATGATGACCCTGACCTGTGCCGTGAAGAACCTGTACGGGACGGTTGTCGGCGCTGCCAAGGCAGGGCTGCACCTGACCGCAGGGCACTCAAAGGAGCTGTTTGCCGGGCTGCTGCTGGAGATCGCCTTTGCCAGACCTGTGGCATTGACCATTGTGGATGGGATCGTTGCCATGGAGGGAAACGGGCCGAACAGCGGCACACCGCGCCAACTGGGGTTGTTGCTGGCGGGAGAAAATCCTGTGGCAGTTGATACGGTCGCAGCATATCTGGCAGGCATTCCGGCCGATCTGCTGCCGGTGGAGCGAGAAGCCCGTCGCAGAGGGCTGCCCGGTACCGAATTGGACCGGATTGAGTTGACGGCAGACCTGACAGCTATGGTTGCAGCCCCGCCCTTTGTCCTGCCGGAGGGGCTGGATGTGCAATTCGGCCTGCCCGGGTTTTTGAAAAAGCTGTTGCGCAACCAGTTGGCCCCGTTGCCCGGTGCGGAGAAGGCCAGCTGCACCCTGTGCGGTGTTTGTCGCGATGCCTGTCCGCCAGCCGCCATTACCATAACAAAAAACGCCCTGAAGATTGATTCAGGGCGTTGCATCCGTTGTTGGTGCTGCCGGGAACTGTGCCCGCAGCATGCCATGGGTATCCGGAAAGGAATGCTGCTTCAGCTGCTGGAGCGTCTACGGTAG
- a CDS encoding diguanylate cyclase — MKSATMDHYDISLLYVEDERVTREQISRILQRIVTELYVAENGQEGLELYREKHPDIIMTDIMMPVMNGLEMAREIRKLDHDSQIIMLTAYSDTEYLLECISLGINQYVQKPVDFSHLATAIETCSNYVLLKRKLHQQESKIQMLSQAVEQAPAPVMITSLSGSIEYVNAMFCRLTGYQAAEVLGRNPRLLKSGLNSAEVYHNLWETILNGEEWKGELANKRKNGSIYWEVVKISPLRDANNVVTGFLKVSQDITERKQYEESLQYLGTHDPLTGLFNRAYFDAELQRIESGREYPVSIVMADIDGLKGVNDSRGHDEGDRLIKGAAEVLLSAFRSSDVVARIGGDEFAVLLSRTDHDAVMAAIQRVKGCETDPKLGSFARSLSLGAATAAHPDELMDSMKLADRLMYKDKAERKSRHLNSSLRA; from the coding sequence ATGAAATCAGCGACCATGGATCATTACGACATATCATTACTCTATGTAGAGGATGAACGGGTCACCCGTGAGCAGATTTCCCGTATCCTGCAGCGGATCGTCACAGAGCTGTATGTCGCGGAAAACGGCCAGGAAGGTCTTGAACTCTACCGGGAGAAACACCCGGACATCATCATGACCGATATCATGATGCCGGTCATGAACGGCCTGGAAATGGCCCGTGAAATCCGCAAGCTGGATCATGACAGCCAGATTATCATGCTGACCGCCTATAGTGACACCGAATATCTGCTGGAATGCATCAGCCTGGGGATCAACCAGTATGTCCAGAAGCCGGTGGATTTTTCCCATTTGGCCACCGCGATCGAGACCTGCAGCAACTATGTCTTGCTGAAACGGAAACTGCACCAGCAGGAAAGCAAAATCCAGATGCTGTCCCAGGCGGTGGAGCAGGCGCCGGCACCGGTCATGATCACCTCATTAAGCGGCTCAATTGAATATGTCAATGCCATGTTCTGCCGTCTGACCGGCTATCAGGCTGCCGAAGTACTGGGCCGCAACCCCCGCCTGCTGAAATCGGGCCTGAACTCTGCAGAAGTCTACCATAACCTCTGGGAAACCATTTTGAACGGCGAGGAGTGGAAGGGCGAGCTGGCCAACAAGCGCAAAAACGGTTCCATCTATTGGGAGGTAGTCAAGATTTCCCCTTTGCGCGACGCAAACAATGTGGTTACCGGTTTTTTGAAGGTTTCCCAAGACATCACCGAGCGGAAGCAATACGAAGAAAGCCTGCAGTACCTGGGCACCCATGACCCATTGACCGGCCTGTTCAACCGGGCCTATTTCGATGCAGAGCTGCAACGGATCGAGTCAGGCCGAGAATACCCGGTCAGCATCGTGATGGCCGACATTGACGGGCTGAAGGGGGTAAACGACTCCCGCGGCCACGACGAGGGTGATCGCCTGATCAAAGGGGCGGCAGAAGTACTCTTGTCAGCCTTCCGCTCCAGCGACGTAGTTGCCCGGATCGGCGGAGACGAATTTGCCGTGCTGCTCTCCCGCACCGACCATGACGCGGTTATGGCGGCCATTCAACGGGTTAAGGGCTGCGAAACCGACCCCAAACTGGGAAGCTTTGCCCGTTCACTTTCATTGGGAGCTGCAACGGCAGCACACCCGGATGAACTGATGGACAGCATGAAGCTGGCTGACCGGCTTATGTACAAAGATAAGGCAGAACGCAAATCCAGACACCTGAACAGCTCCCTCAGGGCGTGA
- a CDS encoding alpha-amylase family glycosyl hydrolase — protein MSPSLPDYFPFAIQIAARAKQRFDVEALLARSGTNYPQILFYRRLASAMTRSGGPPATVTAAQLNLYASLLRIYRHLVDDVCRGGQVSLLAAALQQAGLDPAGEQVSQTFDAFVESFPTGCELAALEREPRDYLLLRELLLLNLATRNRALDPFRVLLDDRELASRVPYRQVVAGLEQSLAKGPLLPVLGVTLVEALYAPLSAAPESLAGQLGYIREQWAEALPPELLEELLTAFDILDEEQRQWSDGGAGPAEVLQFGLPGTAAAGAATEAVPGGVYHGAGHHAGYDQPEYEAFSADADWMSNVVMMAKMTHVWLDQLSKNYARPITRLDQVPDAELDRLAAWGFSGLWLIGLWERSSASQRIKQLCGNPEAHASAYSLYDYTIAADLGGEAAFLNLKQRAWQRGIRLASDMVPNHTGLFSRWVLEHPDWFVQTDYAPFPTYQFNGQDLSPDPSVTLQIEDGYWNKQDAAVVFRMIDRRDNRTRYIYHGNDGTSIPWNDTAQLNYLIPQVRETVIQTILHVARLTPIIRFDAAMTLAKKHYQRLWYPQRGLGGGIPSRAEHAMGRDEFDAVFPVEFWREVVDRMAVEAPDTLLLAEAFWMMEGYFVRTLGMHRVYNSAFMNMLKQEENAKYRQTVKNVLEFNPEILKRFVNFMNNPDEKTAVEQFGTQGKYFGACVLLATMPGLPMFGHGQIEGFHEKYGMEYRRAYWDEAVDQGLLRGHELWIFPLLKRRRLFSGSEHFALYDFYCHDGSVDENVFAYSNRTGEQRALVLYNNRYGRTAGWIKTAAPVAVRTGADATALQTGSLGQALAVPDDPRCFLAFREISTQHEYLRNASEICQRGMYAELSEYEFHVFLDFRILEDTPDGEWAALCAQLAGRGVLSLEDERVQLANQPLIAAFAACLQGMPQAALLEKAIQDYCAELPVSALPGVEPQRLMDALEAALQPAVAAKTLRLLRKSGVSRQALPLDRKNRRQALAILLTGCLVAPLGDDALHEYGLGRPLAAFVAGEGPVERHREAWIVELCAAVAVAGKIWSAGSVTDRLAQLFSNPLLHRFLLVHEDAGVVWFNKERFEELLSWLACQVAFERAQETGAQLVPVKALEALAKAAGYRVRLLVQLAEGVLEGEG, from the coding sequence ATGTCCCCATCACTACCGGATTATTTTCCTTTTGCCATTCAGATCGCTGCGCGTGCGAAGCAACGGTTTGACGTAGAGGCGTTGTTGGCGCGCAGTGGCACCAACTATCCCCAGATCCTGTTTTATCGCCGGCTGGCCTCTGCCATGACCAGGTCGGGCGGTCCTCCTGCCACGGTTACCGCTGCCCAGCTTAACCTGTATGCCTCGCTTTTGCGGATTTACCGTCACCTGGTAGATGATGTCTGCCGTGGTGGGCAGGTTTCTCTGCTGGCAGCTGCCCTGCAGCAAGCTGGGTTGGATCCTGCCGGTGAACAGGTCAGCCAGACGTTTGATGCCTTTGTGGAAAGCTTTCCAACAGGCTGCGAGCTGGCAGCGCTGGAACGGGAACCACGCGACTACCTGCTGCTGCGTGAGTTGCTGTTGCTCAATCTTGCCACCCGGAACCGGGCGCTTGATCCCTTTCGCGTACTACTGGATGACCGTGAATTGGCGTCGCGTGTCCCGTATCGCCAGGTGGTTGCCGGGCTTGAGCAGTCGCTGGCAAAAGGGCCGCTGCTGCCTGTACTCGGTGTGACCCTGGTTGAGGCACTGTATGCCCCGTTGAGTGCTGCCCCGGAGTCTCTGGCAGGGCAGCTTGGCTATATCCGGGAACAATGGGCTGAAGCCCTGCCGCCGGAGTTGCTGGAAGAACTGCTGACCGCCTTTGATATCCTGGATGAAGAACAACGCCAGTGGTCGGATGGTGGTGCCGGTCCTGCGGAGGTACTTCAGTTCGGTTTGCCGGGCACTGCTGCTGCAGGTGCTGCCACGGAGGCGGTTCCTGGGGGTGTCTACCATGGTGCCGGTCACCACGCCGGTTATGACCAGCCTGAGTATGAGGCCTTTTCGGCCGATGCCGACTGGATGTCCAATGTGGTGATGATGGCCAAGATGACCCATGTCTGGCTGGATCAACTCTCAAAAAACTACGCCCGTCCCATTACCCGCCTGGATCAGGTGCCTGATGCCGAACTGGACCGTCTGGCTGCCTGGGGATTCAGCGGTCTCTGGCTGATCGGTCTCTGGGAACGCTCATCTGCTTCACAGCGGATCAAGCAGCTGTGCGGCAATCCTGAGGCCCATGCCTCAGCCTACTCGTTGTACGATTATACCATCGCAGCAGACCTGGGCGGTGAAGCCGCCTTTCTGAACCTGAAACAGCGGGCCTGGCAACGCGGTATCCGGCTTGCCAGCGATATGGTCCCCAACCATACCGGCCTCTTTTCCCGCTGGGTGCTGGAACATCCCGACTGGTTCGTTCAGACTGACTACGCCCCCTTTCCCACCTACCAGTTTAACGGTCAAGACCTTTCCCCTGACCCGTCAGTCACGCTCCAGATTGAAGACGGTTACTGGAACAAGCAGGATGCGGCGGTGGTCTTCAGGATGATTGACCGCCGGGATAACCGTACCCGTTACATCTACCACGGTAACGACGGCACCAGTATCCCCTGGAATGACACGGCCCAGTTGAACTACCTGATCCCGCAGGTGCGGGAGACCGTCATCCAGACTATCCTGCATGTGGCCCGGCTGACCCCGATCATCCGCTTTGATGCGGCCATGACCCTGGCCAAGAAACATTACCAGCGGCTCTGGTACCCGCAACGGGGACTGGGGGGCGGCATCCCTTCCCGGGCTGAGCATGCCATGGGGCGTGATGAGTTTGACGCGGTCTTTCCGGTGGAGTTCTGGCGTGAAGTGGTGGACCGGATGGCGGTCGAGGCGCCGGATACCCTGCTGCTGGCCGAGGCGTTCTGGATGATGGAGGGCTACTTCGTCCGTACGCTGGGGATGCACCGGGTCTATAACTCCGCCTTTATGAACATGCTCAAGCAGGAGGAAAACGCCAAATATCGCCAGACCGTCAAGAACGTGCTGGAGTTTAATCCTGAGATCCTGAAGCGCTTTGTCAACTTTATGAACAACCCTGACGAGAAGACGGCGGTGGAGCAGTTCGGCACCCAGGGCAAGTATTTCGGGGCCTGTGTGCTGCTGGCCACCATGCCGGGGCTGCCGATGTTCGGCCACGGCCAGATCGAAGGGTTCCATGAAAAATACGGTATGGAATATCGCCGGGCCTATTGGGATGAGGCGGTGGATCAGGGGCTGCTGCGCGGGCATGAACTCTGGATCTTTCCACTGCTGAAGAGACGCCGGCTTTTTTCCGGTTCCGAGCACTTTGCCCTGTATGATTTTTACTGCCATGACGGCAGTGTGGACGAGAATGTCTTTGCCTACAGCAACCGGACAGGTGAACAGAGGGCATTGGTGCTGTATAACAACCGCTACGGCAGGACTGCCGGGTGGATCAAAACTGCGGCGCCGGTTGCTGTCAGGACCGGGGCTGATGCGACTGCGCTGCAGACCGGCAGTCTGGGGCAGGCCTTGGCAGTGCCGGATGATCCCCGTTGTTTTCTGGCGTTCCGTGAGATCTCTACGCAGCATGAGTATCTGCGTAACGCCTCTGAGATCTGCCAACGCGGGATGTATGCCGAACTCTCTGAGTATGAGTTTCATGTCTTTCTTGATTTCCGGATACTTGAAGACACGCCGGACGGTGAGTGGGCTGCGCTATGCGCTCAGCTGGCCGGGCGTGGCGTGCTCTCGCTTGAGGATGAGCGGGTGCAGCTTGCCAACCAGCCCCTGATTGCAGCCTTTGCTGCCTGTCTGCAGGGGATGCCGCAGGCAGCGCTGCTGGAGAAGGCGATTCAGGACTACTGTGCGGAGCTGCCGGTATCGGCTCTGCCGGGAGTTGAACCGCAGCGGCTGATGGATGCTCTGGAGGCGGCGCTTCAGCCGGCTGTTGCAGCTAAAACCCTGCGGCTGCTGCGCAAGAGCGGTGTAAGCAGACAGGCATTACCCCTTGATCGGAAAAATCGCCGTCAGGCCCTGGCCATACTGCTGACAGGTTGCCTGGTCGCGCCATTGGGTGATGATGCCTTGCATGAGTACGGCTTGGGTCGCCCGCTGGCGGCCTTTGTGGCAGGAGAAGGGCCGGTGGAGCGTCACCGTGAGGCGTGGATTGTTGAACTATGCGCTGCAGTTGCTGTAGCCGGGAAAATCTGGTCCGCGGGGAGCGTCACAGACCGTTTGGCGCAGTTGTTCAGCAATCCGCTGCTGCACCGTTTCCTGTTGGTGCATGAGGATGCCGGTGTGGTCTGGTTTAACAAGGAGCGGTTTGAGGAACTGCTCAGCTGGCTTGCATGCCAGGTGGCCTTTGAGCGGGCCCAGGAGACAGGGGCACAACTGGTGCCGGTGAAGGCGCTGGAGGCGCTGGCCAAGGCGGCAGGTTATCGCGTGCGCTTGTTGGTGCAGCTGGCAGAAGGCGTTCTGGAGGGGGAAGGATAA